In the genome of Streptomyces collinus, one region contains:
- a CDS encoding GDP-L-fucose synthase family protein, giving the protein MSACTDTGAAVPAASAVHAPAPVPEGRVHRPLDRSARVFVAGGSGLAGSAVRRELRHEGFTDVVAPGSAELDLRQRRAVSDWFEARRPDVVVLAAARVGGIKANATRPAEFLSDNLRIQVNVLDAALEHGVERLLFLGSSCIYPKFAEQPIREEALLTGPLEPTNDAYAIAKIAGILHVQAVRRQYGLPWISAMPTNLYGPGDNFHPERSHVLPSLIRRFHEAKKSGARRVVNWGSGTPRREFLHADDLARACLHLIEHYDADGPVNVGTGTDLTVRELAELVADVAGYRGSVEWDTEQPDGTPRKLLDVSRLTTLGWAPRIGLREGIARTYAWYVENLESGTLRR; this is encoded by the coding sequence ATGAGCGCCTGTACTGATACCGGTGCCGCAGTCCCGGCCGCCTCGGCGGTCCACGCACCCGCCCCGGTGCCGGAGGGCAGGGTGCACCGCCCCCTCGACCGCTCGGCGCGTGTGTTCGTGGCCGGAGGCTCCGGGCTGGCCGGTTCGGCGGTGCGCAGGGAACTCCGCCATGAGGGGTTCACCGACGTGGTCGCGCCCGGCTCGGCGGAGCTGGACCTGAGGCAGCGGCGGGCGGTGTCCGACTGGTTCGAGGCCAGGCGCCCGGACGTGGTGGTGCTGGCCGCGGCGCGGGTGGGTGGGATCAAGGCGAACGCCACCCGGCCCGCCGAGTTCCTCTCCGACAACCTGCGCATCCAGGTGAACGTGCTGGACGCGGCTCTGGAGCACGGGGTGGAGCGGCTGCTGTTCCTGGGGTCCAGTTGCATCTACCCGAAGTTCGCCGAGCAGCCGATCCGCGAGGAGGCGCTGCTGACGGGGCCTCTGGAGCCGACCAACGACGCCTACGCCATCGCCAAGATCGCCGGCATTCTGCATGTGCAGGCGGTACGGCGGCAGTACGGGCTGCCCTGGATCTCCGCCATGCCGACCAACCTGTACGGGCCGGGCGACAACTTCCACCCCGAGCGCTCTCACGTACTGCCGTCCCTGATCCGGCGCTTCCACGAGGCGAAGAAGTCGGGTGCGCGACGGGTGGTGAACTGGGGCAGCGGCACACCCCGTCGGGAGTTCCTCCATGCGGACGATCTGGCACGGGCGTGTCTGCACCTGATCGAGCACTACGACGCGGACGGTCCGGTCAACGTCGGCACCGGCACGGACCTGACCGTCCGGGAGCTGGCGGAGCTCGTCGCGGACGTCGCAGGGTACCGGGGGAGCGTCGAGTGGGACACGGAGCAGCCGGACGGTACTCCGCGCAAGCTCCTTGACGTATCCCGGCTCACCACGCTCGGCTGGGCTCCTCGTATCGGCCTGCGGGAAGGGATCGCCCGGACGTACGCCTGGTACGTGGAGAACCTGGAGTCCGGCACGCTGCGGCGCTGA
- a CDS encoding SAM-dependent methyltransferase gives MLKTKIADPTRPGSLAHSARAKRWDELLRCFPDLAEMHVLDLGGTPTAWRGAPVRPAHVVTVNLDPRTARHAESGITPVVGDACDLSLPTHMVTRRFDLVYSNSVLEHVGGHYRRRQFADTVHSHADHHWVQTPYRYFPVEPHWLFPGLQWLPFRARVAVSRRWPHGHVPRAGRAQATRDVQEVELLSAAEMRSYFPASSIWFERFAGLPKSLVARK, from the coding sequence ATGCTGAAGACGAAGATCGCCGATCCCACGAGGCCCGGATCCCTTGCCCATTCGGCTCGCGCCAAGCGCTGGGACGAACTGCTGCGATGCTTTCCCGACCTGGCCGAGATGCACGTTCTCGACCTCGGCGGCACCCCGACCGCCTGGCGTGGCGCACCCGTTCGGCCGGCGCACGTGGTGACCGTCAACCTCGACCCGCGCACCGCCCGGCATGCCGAGTCCGGCATCACGCCGGTCGTCGGGGACGCGTGCGACCTCTCGCTGCCGACGCACATGGTCACCCGGCGATTCGACCTCGTGTACTCGAACTCCGTCCTGGAGCACGTGGGAGGGCACTACCGGCGGCGGCAGTTCGCCGACACGGTGCACAGCCACGCGGACCACCACTGGGTGCAGACCCCCTACCGCTATTTCCCCGTCGAACCCCACTGGCTGTTCCCAGGGCTGCAGTGGCTCCCGTTCCGGGCTCGCGTCGCCGTGTCCCGGCGCTGGCCGCACGGACACGTCCCCCGCGCGGGTCGTGCGCAGGCCACCCGCGACGTCCAGGAGGTCGAGCTGCTGTCCGCGGCAGAGATGCGGTCCTACTTCCCCGCTTCCAGCATCTGGTTCGAACGCTTCGCGGGGCTCCCCAAATCACTGGTCGCGAGGAAGTGA
- a CDS encoding glycosyltransferase family 4 protein, which yields MGHRETRRRVVVVQPYVPGYRTSFFNHLQDRLNSNGVALEVLYGLVPPQQAARRDAAPCDCAVQVPSRRLPAPGGRSLLWRQVADRAASADAVVLEQALRNLEAYPLLLRQMTRRPAGRSPRVAFWGHGRTYTKKTSRFQEAAKDALTRQAAWFFAYTQGGASHVASRGFPRDRITVLRNSVDTTELAVARERADIQGTPEHAAAAALREHHHLRPGRTALYVGGLDAPKRIPFLLQCARRLAAGLPGFKLLVAGDGVDRPLVEAAALAPDSPVLALGHRAGQDVALLGAVSDVMLMPGRVGLCAVDSFALRTPIVTTDWPWHAPEFEYLEHGRNAVVSRDDPEAYARAVQQVLSDRSRLESLREACRKDAADYTADGMAERFCDGLLHMLGTRP from the coding sequence GTGGGACACCGAGAGACCCGGCGGCGCGTCGTCGTGGTACAGCCCTACGTCCCCGGCTATCGGACGTCGTTCTTCAATCACCTGCAGGACCGGCTGAACTCCAACGGTGTCGCCCTGGAGGTGCTGTACGGGCTCGTACCACCGCAGCAGGCTGCCCGACGCGACGCCGCTCCCTGCGATTGCGCGGTACAGGTCCCCTCGCGACGGCTCCCCGCGCCGGGCGGACGGTCCCTCCTCTGGCGTCAGGTGGCGGACCGGGCCGCTTCCGCCGACGCGGTGGTGCTGGAGCAGGCATTGCGGAACCTGGAGGCCTATCCGCTGTTGCTGCGGCAGATGACGCGGCGGCCGGCTGGGCGCTCTCCACGCGTCGCGTTCTGGGGCCACGGCCGCACCTACACCAAGAAGACGAGCCGGTTCCAGGAAGCTGCCAAGGACGCCCTCACACGGCAGGCCGCCTGGTTCTTCGCCTACACCCAGGGCGGAGCCTCACATGTGGCCTCGCGGGGATTCCCCCGGGACAGGATCACCGTCCTGCGCAACTCCGTGGACACCACGGAGCTGGCCGTCGCGCGTGAGCGTGCGGACATCCAGGGCACACCCGAACACGCCGCCGCCGCCGCGCTGCGCGAGCACCACCATCTCAGGCCGGGACGAACGGCCCTGTACGTAGGGGGACTTGATGCCCCGAAGCGGATCCCGTTCCTGCTCCAATGCGCGCGACGTCTCGCGGCCGGCCTGCCGGGCTTCAAGTTGCTGGTGGCCGGAGACGGTGTCGACCGGCCCCTGGTGGAAGCCGCGGCCCTCGCCCCGGACAGCCCGGTGCTGGCTCTCGGGCACCGCGCCGGACAGGACGTCGCGCTACTCGGAGCGGTGTCGGACGTCATGCTGATGCCGGGGCGGGTGGGACTGTGCGCGGTGGACTCGTTCGCCCTCCGGACCCCCATCGTCACCACCGACTGGCCCTGGCACGCGCCCGAGTTCGAATATCTGGAGCACGGACGAAACGCTGTGGTCAGCCGAGACGATCCGGAGGCCTATGCGAGGGCGGTGCAGCAAGTGCTGAGCGACCGCTCCCGCCTGGAATCCCTCCGTGAAGCGTGCCGCAAGGACGCTGCCGACTACACGGCGGACGGCATGGCAGAGCGCTTCTGCGACGGTTTGCTGCATATGCTCGGAACAAGGCCGTGA
- a CDS encoding LPXTG cell wall anchor domain-containing protein, producing MPTEGVNAFLFSKPVKLGRFTADANGTVKGTVTIPKWTDPGKHYFRLKGVESKRSLGAKIIVRPHRPHLADTGEDRSLVMVGGTAALLALGAGTMMAVRRRKHN from the coding sequence ATGCCGACCGAGGGGGTGAACGCATTCCTGTTCTCGAAGCCGGTCAAGCTGGGCCGCTTCACCGCCGACGCGAACGGCACGGTGAAGGGCACCGTCACCATCCCCAAGTGGACGGATCCGGGCAAGCACTACTTCCGTCTCAAGGGAGTGGAATCGAAACGGTCCTTGGGGGCCAAGATCATCGTTCGCCCGCACAGGCCTCACCTTGCCGACACCGGTGAGGACCGCTCGCTCGTCATGGTGGGCGGAACCGCGGCGCTGCTGGCGCTCGGGGCCGGCACGATGATGGCCGTCCGGCGGCGGAAGCACAACTGA
- a CDS encoding oligosaccharide flippase family protein translates to MISLRWNITGSLVVVLLQLGYTAYTARAVDAHAYGAYAVTLTVVPFFGYFANAGLSACVLRSAHLTLPFVRAARRLGMVSGVVCFLLVEAVAPVFGSFFHMPDLTLMTRLLACVFLVQPSANVTVTAMRRAGAAPMAVLTETLGQTVGVATGAALLVCGWNPFGLALAQPVAAAVALAVGTAWTARRTLPDGPRVRARDLLAPSGFMTSHSLGQFVTNNIPLWASGRLLGAGAAGSYSRAFFFTGMLLTFLYQGINWAVTPLLAERRAEGLTGRDVRRTLCAASAVAFVGFGITAGIGPVVLRLLLGPGWESAVALVPVLSAGAAMTLLCYCGGLIDQVRSAPRALLGTLSATVVATAAGVAGAASARSLLLVAVAAAAGQLVGHVVQLAAWHRSGLMPAGAALRMHGVHLAVGTALGGAAALGAADRSPAVALGHGLFAMVPVVLGCVLLRRRIPAFTVAVATGLLGSRGPRTRRLPSSAATDPSDRC, encoded by the coding sequence ATGATCAGCCTGCGCTGGAACATCACCGGCTCCCTGGTGGTCGTGCTGCTCCAGCTCGGGTACACGGCCTACACCGCCCGCGCCGTGGACGCCCATGCCTACGGTGCCTACGCCGTCACGCTGACCGTGGTGCCGTTCTTCGGCTACTTCGCCAACGCCGGACTGTCGGCCTGCGTCCTCCGGTCCGCGCACCTCACGCTGCCCTTCGTGCGGGCCGCCAGGCGTCTCGGCATGGTCTCCGGCGTCGTGTGCTTCCTTCTGGTGGAAGCCGTGGCCCCGGTCTTCGGCTCCTTCTTCCACATGCCGGACCTCACCCTCATGACGCGTCTGCTGGCCTGCGTGTTCCTCGTGCAGCCGAGCGCCAACGTGACCGTCACGGCCATGCGTCGCGCGGGTGCGGCCCCGATGGCGGTGCTGACCGAGACGCTGGGCCAGACGGTGGGGGTGGCAACGGGAGCAGCTCTCCTCGTATGCGGCTGGAACCCCTTCGGGCTGGCCCTCGCGCAGCCCGTCGCGGCGGCTGTGGCCCTGGCCGTGGGCACGGCCTGGACCGCTCGCCGGACACTGCCTGACGGGCCCCGGGTCAGGGCTCGCGACCTGCTCGCCCCGTCGGGATTCATGACGAGCCACAGCCTGGGGCAGTTCGTCACCAACAACATCCCGCTGTGGGCCTCGGGCCGACTGCTCGGCGCAGGCGCCGCAGGATCGTACTCCCGGGCATTCTTCTTCACCGGAATGCTGCTGACGTTCCTGTACCAGGGGATCAACTGGGCGGTGACTCCGTTGCTCGCCGAGCGGCGCGCCGAAGGGCTCACCGGCCGGGACGTGCGGCGAACGCTGTGTGCGGCGTCGGCCGTGGCCTTCGTCGGGTTCGGTATCACGGCAGGCATCGGGCCGGTGGTCCTCCGTCTGCTGCTGGGTCCGGGCTGGGAGTCGGCCGTGGCGCTGGTGCCTGTCCTGTCGGCAGGGGCAGCCATGACCTTGCTGTGCTACTGCGGAGGGTTGATCGACCAGGTGCGGAGCGCGCCCCGGGCCCTGCTCGGCACGCTGTCGGCCACGGTCGTGGCGACCGCGGCCGGTGTTGCCGGGGCCGCGTCCGCGCGGTCCCTTCTGCTGGTCGCGGTCGCGGCCGCAGCAGGGCAACTGGTGGGTCACGTCGTGCAGTTGGCGGCCTGGCACCGCTCCGGCCTGATGCCTGCCGGCGCCGCCCTGCGCATGCACGGGGTGCACCTCGCCGTCGGGACGGCACTCGGCGGTGCTGCCGCGCTCGGCGCGGCGGACCGTTCCCCGGCAGTGGCCCTGGGACATGGACTGTTCGCCATGGTGCCGGTCGTGCTGGGGTGCGTGCTGCTGCGCCGCCGGATTCCCGCGTTCACGGTCGCTGTCGCCACAGGCCTGCTGGGGAGTCGTGGACCGCGCACGCGCCGTCTGCCGTCCTCCGCAGCCACGGATCCGTCCGACCGGTGTTGA
- a CDS encoding FkbM family methyltransferase, giving the protein MTLLRRARLAAQRIGLDVNRFPQCSLDYHVVQLILRSRIDVVLDVGANRGQYGAMLRRFGYRGRIVSFEPLHEPLRTLRRRAAADPLWKVFPCALGDSDRTVDVNVAGNGAASSSVLPMLSRHAEACPESRYVDVQETEQRRLDTLWPQVAGPEERVFLKLDVQGYEGAVLEGAGDRVSQCSGLQMEVSCVPLYEGGLLLEEALGIAQRRYGMTLAALVPGFSDNRTGQMLQCDVVFLREAARAGRHADTADGALARP; this is encoded by the coding sequence ATGACTCTCCTTCGTCGTGCCCGTCTCGCCGCACAGCGCATCGGCCTTGATGTGAACCGATTTCCGCAGTGCTCACTCGACTACCACGTCGTGCAGCTGATCCTCCGCAGCCGCATCGATGTGGTGCTCGACGTGGGGGCCAACCGTGGTCAGTACGGAGCGATGCTCAGGCGGTTCGGATACCGAGGAAGGATCGTCTCGTTCGAGCCGCTCCACGAGCCCCTGCGGACGCTGCGCCGCCGGGCTGCGGCGGATCCGCTGTGGAAGGTGTTTCCCTGTGCCCTCGGGGACAGTGATCGCACCGTCGACGTCAACGTAGCCGGTAACGGAGCCGCCAGCAGTTCCGTGCTGCCCATGTTGTCCCGGCACGCGGAGGCCTGCCCGGAGTCCCGCTACGTGGACGTCCAGGAAACCGAGCAGCGGCGCCTCGACACCCTCTGGCCGCAGGTGGCCGGGCCCGAGGAGCGCGTGTTCCTGAAGCTCGACGTCCAGGGGTACGAAGGAGCCGTCCTGGAAGGGGCCGGGGATCGCGTCAGCCAGTGCAGCGGACTGCAGATGGAAGTCTCGTGTGTCCCGCTGTACGAGGGAGGTCTGCTCCTGGAAGAGGCGCTGGGGATCGCGCAGCGCCGGTACGGGATGACCCTGGCGGCACTGGTGCCCGGCTTCAGCGACAACCGGACCGGGCAGATGCTGCAGTGTGACGTGGTGTTCCTGCGCGAAGCCGCTCGGGCAGGGCGACACGCCGACACGGCTGACGGTGCGCTTGCCCGCCCGTGA
- a CDS encoding O-antigen ligase family protein — MTQTLFLGLALFAVLLWIFTQHCNTAIGLLLGVQVWAIAVGGETPLLDVGFSVLPSDLLAACAVLVAGARLLRRGAPPRAELLLVLAVMCLVGWSLQRGVGTFGLASAANDARVYFWQFFASALYVATAPLHPGRARAVVRLWLVSAAAYAALSLAGWLNTGLHSVVDVGTLGGEVYDPRPVPARSALVLAQSAVLLLCPWGGSSSASARTAEYRPGGDRRGRQGRPAGSRWKILPALLCLVFVVLLQHRTVWATTLVMAVVWWALVPARAGQRLVSAAAALLSLCVVTLTFATGMFGGVGSVLADSFAETQDENSTFAWRMHGWQELMDGPKTLAEWLLGSPFGSGYDRWVEGVVISVSPHDYYLHVALRLGVVGLFTLLAAYLLVWRRLGSDGNGTPALRLMVVSHLVLFVSYSPFPEQGVLLGLCLWQLRADAADRSEAGPRKPLVARQQDDTARRETDPAHDEYLERAGGTSRMGP, encoded by the coding sequence ATGACTCAGACCCTCTTCTTGGGACTGGCGCTCTTCGCCGTCCTGTTGTGGATCTTCACGCAGCACTGCAACACCGCCATCGGTCTTCTCCTGGGCGTACAGGTGTGGGCGATCGCCGTGGGCGGCGAGACCCCGCTCCTCGATGTCGGTTTCAGCGTCCTCCCGAGTGATCTGCTGGCCGCCTGTGCCGTGCTGGTGGCCGGCGCCCGGCTGCTGCGGCGGGGGGCGCCGCCGCGGGCCGAGTTGCTGCTCGTCCTGGCCGTCATGTGTCTGGTCGGGTGGTCGCTTCAGCGGGGAGTCGGCACCTTCGGCCTGGCCTCCGCCGCCAATGACGCCCGCGTCTACTTCTGGCAGTTCTTCGCCTCGGCCCTGTATGTCGCGACGGCGCCCCTGCACCCCGGCAGGGCCCGGGCCGTCGTGCGGCTGTGGCTGGTGTCAGCGGCCGCATACGCCGCACTGAGCCTGGCCGGGTGGCTGAACACGGGGCTGCATTCGGTCGTCGACGTCGGCACCCTGGGAGGGGAGGTGTACGACCCGAGGCCGGTGCCGGCCCGGTCTGCTCTGGTCCTCGCGCAGAGCGCGGTACTCCTGCTGTGCCCATGGGGTGGCAGCTCGTCCGCATCCGCCAGGACCGCGGAGTACCGCCCGGGAGGAGACCGGCGGGGGCGGCAGGGCCGGCCGGCCGGCAGCCGCTGGAAGATCCTGCCGGCGCTGCTCTGTCTCGTCTTCGTGGTGCTGTTGCAGCACCGGACCGTCTGGGCGACCACCCTCGTGATGGCTGTCGTCTGGTGGGCGCTGGTCCCTGCCCGAGCGGGTCAACGTCTGGTCTCCGCTGCGGCAGCCCTTCTGTCGTTGTGCGTGGTCACGTTGACGTTCGCCACCGGCATGTTCGGCGGGGTCGGCAGCGTCCTCGCCGACTCCTTCGCGGAGACTCAGGACGAGAACAGCACCTTCGCCTGGCGGATGCACGGCTGGCAGGAACTCATGGACGGCCCCAAGACCCTGGCCGAATGGCTGTTGGGCAGTCCGTTCGGCTCCGGCTACGACCGGTGGGTCGAGGGCGTGGTGATCTCCGTCTCCCCGCACGACTACTACCTGCACGTCGCGCTTCGCCTGGGCGTGGTCGGACTGTTCACGCTGCTGGCCGCGTACCTCCTCGTGTGGCGGCGGCTCGGCAGCGACGGGAACGGCACGCCGGCACTGCGTCTGATGGTCGTCTCCCACCTCGTGCTCTTCGTCTCGTACTCCCCGTTCCCGGAGCAAGGGGTTCTGCTCGGGTTGTGCCTGTGGCAGCTGCGTGCCGACGCGGCAGACCGGTCCGAAGCCGGGCCGAGGAAACCGCTCGTCGCCCGGCAGCAGGATGACACCGCCCGAAGAGAGACAGATCCGGCACATGACGAATACCTGGAAAGAGCGGGAGGAACATCGAGAATGGGGCCATGA
- a CDS encoding glycosyltransferase family 2 protein encodes MTRVVVLMACHNRRESTIRCLRSLIGQDGPGVSVRVVLTDDGSTDDTARAAREVWPGIHVLQGNGRLFWAKAMALAASAAGEYDFLLWLNDDVTLDPGALSDLLRTHGSFSGSDKGDLIVVGALRDPHSGEVTYSGVQRRSRLRPVQFTTVTPSQRPVRAETMNGNLVLIPRRVVQRVGQIDARFSHGLADFDYGLRAGRLGCAIWIAAGTLGTCARNPTAGSWTDPALPVRQRLRLACTPKGLPPGSWLRFTRRHAGPVWPVYWLSPYARLLAGAALLRMRGGERGLVR; translated from the coding sequence ATGACGCGGGTCGTGGTGCTGATGGCCTGTCACAACCGTCGCGAGAGCACAATCCGGTGCCTTCGGTCGCTGATCGGGCAGGACGGGCCCGGGGTATCCGTGCGTGTCGTGCTCACCGACGACGGCAGTACCGACGACACCGCACGCGCCGCCCGCGAGGTATGGCCCGGCATCCATGTGCTTCAGGGCAACGGCAGGCTGTTCTGGGCGAAGGCCATGGCACTCGCGGCGTCGGCCGCGGGCGAGTACGACTTCCTCCTCTGGCTCAACGACGACGTGACCTTGGACCCCGGAGCGCTGTCGGACTTGCTCCGCACCCACGGGTCGTTCTCCGGTTCGGACAAGGGCGACCTGATCGTCGTGGGCGCTCTGAGGGATCCGCACTCCGGCGAGGTGACGTACTCAGGTGTTCAACGGCGCAGTCGTCTGCGCCCCGTCCAGTTCACCACGGTCACCCCGTCGCAAAGACCGGTTCGGGCCGAGACCATGAACGGGAACCTGGTGCTGATTCCCCGTCGCGTGGTCCAACGCGTCGGGCAGATCGACGCGCGCTTCAGCCACGGGCTGGCCGACTTCGACTACGGCCTGCGCGCCGGTCGCCTCGGATGCGCCATCTGGATCGCCGCCGGAACGCTGGGTACCTGTGCGCGCAACCCCACGGCCGGGAGCTGGACCGACCCCGCACTGCCCGTCCGGCAGAGGCTGCGTCTGGCGTGCACCCCCAAGGGCCTTCCCCCGGGCAGTTGGTTGCGGTTCACGCGCCGGCACGCCGGTCCCGTGTGGCCGGTGTACTGGCTCTCGCCCTACGCGCGGCTCCTCGCCGGTGCGGCTCTCCTCCGAATGCGCGGTGGAGAGCGGGGCCTTGTGAGGTAG
- a CDS encoding class I SAM-dependent methyltransferase: MSVAKSVAKSVIGAVNRPVAKARFAYAARSGTPLKIEVGSFRSRRPGWICTDVCWHTRSYLDATGPWPVRSGSASHIYSDNMIEHIRLEPARRMFREARRVLAPGGRIRLSTPDVEHAVRLYLARDDETRREMEECRRRGYQAEHPVDLLRMTFQDCGHHAGFLWDFEAVEAELRSAGFSAVRRYAPGQSDDPELRNMESRPQFALIVEAAAA; this comes from the coding sequence GTGTCCGTTGCGAAAAGCGTTGCCAAGTCGGTCATCGGCGCCGTCAACCGCCCTGTCGCCAAGGCCCGGTTCGCGTATGCCGCCAGGTCAGGAACTCCCCTCAAGATCGAGGTGGGGAGCTTCCGGAGCCGTCGGCCCGGCTGGATCTGCACCGATGTCTGCTGGCACACGCGGTCCTATCTGGATGCCACTGGGCCGTGGCCCGTCCGCTCCGGCTCGGCGAGTCACATCTACTCCGACAACATGATCGAGCACATCCGCCTTGAGCCTGCCCGCCGCATGTTCCGTGAAGCCCGTCGCGTTCTGGCACCTGGTGGGCGCATCCGGCTGTCGACACCCGATGTCGAACACGCTGTGCGGCTGTACCTGGCACGGGACGACGAGACACGACGGGAGATGGAGGAGTGCCGGCGGAGGGGGTACCAGGCCGAGCATCCGGTTGATCTGCTGCGCATGACCTTCCAGGACTGCGGCCATCACGCCGGGTTCCTCTGGGACTTCGAGGCGGTGGAGGCGGAGCTCCGGTCAGCCGGGTTCTCCGCCGTCCGGCGTTACGCGCCCGGCCAGAGCGATGACCCTGAACTGCGGAACATGGAGTCCCGACCTCAATTCGCCCTGATCGTCGAGGCGGCTGCTGCCTGA
- a CDS encoding class I SAM-dependent methyltransferase: MQRSATAEICSNRDDWSFHVTSDPLTRFLRDRRLRTALNMLRVRGLLPAAGQSVLVVCGGVGGEGVFLSRCGFTDVTVSDLSEEALEVCRSLEPAIRTMPLNAENMAEIPDASYDLVLVQDGLHHLPRPVLGFTEMLRVARKAVIVIEPHDGLVGRLIGTEWERQGEFVNYVFRWNRSLVNQATRSYLLCPQAVVLLRRLWDHNLAVGKVAGRFPERWRLAAAKAVYQALRPVNRLGNMMVAVVVKSDSDTTRGSGL, encoded by the coding sequence ATGCAGCGTTCCGCGACTGCGGAGATCTGCAGCAACCGGGACGACTGGTCTTTCCACGTCACCAGCGATCCGCTGACCCGATTTCTGCGCGACCGGCGCTTGCGGACCGCTCTGAACATGCTGCGCGTGCGGGGACTTCTCCCTGCGGCAGGACAGAGCGTCCTGGTCGTGTGCGGCGGTGTGGGCGGAGAAGGTGTGTTCCTCAGCCGCTGCGGATTCACCGACGTCACCGTCAGTGATCTGTCCGAAGAGGCACTCGAAGTCTGCCGCAGCCTGGAACCCGCAATTCGGACCATGCCTCTGAACGCGGAGAACATGGCCGAGATCCCCGACGCCAGTTACGACCTGGTACTGGTCCAGGACGGTCTGCACCACTTGCCGCGGCCGGTCCTGGGTTTCACGGAGATGCTACGGGTGGCCCGGAAGGCCGTCATCGTGATCGAGCCGCACGACGGTCTGGTGGGAAGACTCATCGGCACCGAGTGGGAGCGGCAAGGAGAATTCGTCAACTACGTCTTCAGGTGGAATCGGTCGCTCGTGAACCAGGCCACCCGAAGCTATCTCCTCTGCCCGCAGGCCGTTGTGCTGCTTCGCAGGCTGTGGGACCACAACCTCGCCGTCGGCAAGGTGGCGGGCCGCTTCCCGGAGCGTTGGCGCCTGGCAGCGGCCAAGGCCGTTTACCAAGCGCTGCGTCCGGTGAACCGGCTCGGCAACATGATGGTCGCGGTGGTGGTGAAGTCGGACAGCGACACGACACGAGGGAGTGGACTGTGA
- the gmd gene encoding GDP-mannose 4,6-dehydratase — translation MTDKTALITGITGQDGSYLAELLLEKGYVVHGIVRRASTFNTQRIEHLYRDPHDPEARLFLHYGDLTDGTRIAGLLERLRPDEVYHLAAQSHVRVSFDEPEFTGDSTGLGTTRLLEAVRTTGLPCRFYQASSSEMFGASPPPQHEGTAFHPRSPYGVAKVYAYWATRNYREAYGMYAVNGILFNHESPRRGPTFVTRKVATAAARIKAGLEDVVYLGNLDARRDWGYAAEYVEAMWRMLQQDEPDDYVVATGVSHSVRDFVEQCFAHVGLDWRDHVRFDERYLRPTEVDDLVGDASKAERILGWRPTVRAPELARLMVDAEIAALSPAPAAPVGAPAAPSAPELVGR, via the coding sequence ATGACGGACAAGACGGCGCTCATCACCGGCATCACCGGCCAGGACGGCTCCTACCTGGCAGAACTACTGCTGGAGAAGGGGTACGTGGTGCACGGAATCGTCCGCCGCGCCTCGACCTTCAACACGCAGCGCATCGAGCACCTCTACCGGGATCCGCACGACCCCGAGGCGCGCCTCTTCCTGCACTACGGCGACCTGACCGACGGAACCCGGATCGCGGGGCTGCTGGAGCGCCTGCGACCCGACGAGGTCTATCATCTGGCTGCCCAGTCCCACGTACGGGTGTCCTTCGACGAGCCGGAGTTCACCGGGGACTCCACCGGGCTGGGCACCACGCGGCTGCTCGAGGCCGTCAGGACGACGGGCCTGCCCTGCCGGTTCTACCAGGCATCCAGCTCCGAGATGTTCGGTGCCTCCCCGCCGCCTCAGCACGAGGGCACCGCCTTCCACCCCCGCTCCCCGTACGGGGTCGCCAAGGTGTACGCGTACTGGGCGACGCGCAACTACCGGGAGGCGTACGGGATGTACGCCGTCAACGGCATCCTGTTCAACCACGAGTCCCCTCGCCGCGGCCCGACCTTCGTCACCCGCAAGGTGGCCACGGCCGCCGCACGCATCAAGGCCGGCCTGGAGGACGTCGTCTACCTGGGCAACCTCGACGCCCGACGGGACTGGGGATACGCGGCGGAATACGTCGAGGCCATGTGGCGGATGCTGCAACAGGACGAACCGGACGACTACGTGGTCGCCACCGGCGTCAGCCACAGCGTGCGCGACTTCGTCGAGCAGTGCTTCGCCCACGTCGGCCTCGACTGGCGCGACCATGTGCGGTTCGACGAGCGGTACCTGAGACCGACCGAGGTGGACGACCTCGTCGGAGACGCCTCCAAGGCCGAGCGGATCCTGGGATGGCGCCCGACGGTGCGCGCTCCGGAATTGGCCCGGCTCATGGTCGACGCCGAGATCGCGGCCCTGTCCCCGGCGCCTGCCGCCCCCGTCGGCGCGCCCGCCGCTCCGTCGGCGCCGGAGTTGGTCGGGCGGTGA